The following proteins are co-located in the Aurantiacibacter atlanticus genome:
- a CDS encoding flavodoxin family protein: MSDAQRLVRTGSDIDFSDLKAVIFNATLKHPDEPSHTDTLLDVVAKIFATQNVGVKRHRLSAYDLPPGVYSDMTEHGWKKDDWPKLSPDVFEADIVILGTPIWLGEKSSIAQAFIEKLYAHSGETNDKGQYAFYGKVGGCVITGNEDGIKHVAMGVLYSMSHVGLTIPPQADCGWIGEAGPGASYGDTQEDGNRTGFDNTFTQRNTTFMAFNLLHAARMLKDNGGYPAVGNVRKEWDDGCKPGWPNPEHR, encoded by the coding sequence ATGAGCGACGCACAAAGACTGGTTCGCACCGGAAGCGATATCGATTTTTCGGACCTGAAAGCAGTCATTTTCAACGCGACGCTCAAACATCCTGATGAGCCATCGCACACTGACACGCTGCTGGACGTGGTGGCAAAAATCTTTGCCACCCAAAATGTTGGCGTCAAACGTCACCGCCTGTCCGCCTATGATCTGCCTCCCGGCGTGTATTCTGACATGACCGAGCATGGCTGGAAAAAGGATGACTGGCCAAAACTCTCCCCCGATGTTTTCGAAGCCGATATCGTCATCCTGGGCACGCCGATCTGGCTCGGCGAAAAAAGCTCCATCGCGCAGGCTTTTATCGAAAAGCTCTATGCCCATTCAGGCGAGACGAATGACAAGGGCCAATATGCCTTTTACGGAAAGGTTGGCGGTTGCGTGATCACGGGGAATGAAGATGGCATCAAGCATGTTGCCATGGGCGTGCTCTATTCGATGAGCCATGTCGGCCTGACAATCCCGCCACAGGCTGATTGCGGCTGGATCGGCGAAGCAGGCCCCGGCGCATCCTATGGCGACACACAAGAGGACGGCAACCGCACCGGTTTCGACAATACATTCACCCAGCGCAACACCACCTTCATGGCGTTTAACTTGTTGCACGCCGCACGCATGCTGAAGGACAATGGCGGTTATCCCGCCGTGGGCAATGTCCGGAAAGAATGGGACGATGGCTGCAAGCCGGGCTGGCCCAATCCAGAACACCGTTGA